ATGCAATCTCGTCGGCTTTAAGAGGCCACAAATCTTGGTCCACACTCACTGGTCCAATGTTCTCAGACCAGAGCGCCGCATCAACTCGTGACGCTGCCCTCGCCTCCGGGGGGTGCCCGAGATGAGGGTTCTTCTTATGGCCATTCTCGGCACCCTGTTGAGCTTCCTGCCGGCGTGTAGTGGCAAACCGAGTGCGACGCGGTCGTACCGGAGTCCGTTGGCTGCATTGAGGGTTGTTGTAGAGGATTTTGGGGGCGATGGACCCTTATCTGCGGATACGACGCGCGTTTACGCAGTCCGCATTTTGAGAGAGAAAACTGTCAAACAGCTGATTGTGGAAGGAGAATACCTAGGTCTGTCGCGTGTTGAATGGATTAGCGCCGATCAGCTAACGCTATGCATTTCGTCCAACAGTATGACATCAAGCTTTTACAATAATGTAACGCTGAGTGATGGTGAAACGTCGTTGAAGGTTCATACGACACTGAATCAAAATTGCGCACATTAGTGCCGCAAAAGGAGGAGCCGACGCCCGCTCCCAAGCCAAGACCTAAGTATGATGCACGTGTAAACTACTGCGGCGGTGAGGGAGGCGCGCGCTTTCCCAACCAGGGGATCAACCAAGCGTGCTTCAACCATGACGTTTGCTATGATGGTTCGGGAACGCAAAGATCGACCTGCGATGCGGTTTTTGCTGGGGAAATCTGGGTACGAAGATTCTTGTTCAATATCCCTTCTCCCACTGCAGCCGCTGATGCGAGCCTGTGGTCGCTCATATACGGCTCATGCGTAGCCCTTCGTGGATAGCAGTTTTATGTTCCGAAGAAATAACATCCTCTTGTATTCGGTCGTATTTGTGGTTGGCGCCGCTATCATTGGAGCGTCCTGGGCTTATGGAGGGGGTCTTATACCTCAACAGCGTCCCGACGGCGTATCTGTGTACGATAGAGCAGGCTTCTATGTGGAGCTCGCTATACGGGTCGCCACCTTAATCAGCGGGATGCTTCTCCTAGCAATATTAGTGATGGCAAGACGTGATTGATAATCTTTGCAGCAAAATGATGACATTTTAGTGGCCGGCAATCGGGACGACCCACTTCTGCGACTACGACGCGTGCCTGATTACTGTGATGGCGCTGGCCTTATCATCCGGCGTTCCTGACAACGTCGGTGGCACCGACATATCCGGCCCATGCATGGAGGCATGACACCTGCTACGGCTCGGCCGCAGATCGGCCGACATGCGATAGCCGTTTCTACTCCGACATTCGTAATGTCTGCAAGCAACAGGGCGGTGGCGATTTGGCCTGCTCGGCTAAAGCTGAAATCTATTACCGAGGCGTCCGCTATTTCGGGTATTTCTTTTATCAAAGACGTGGAAGAAATCCACGATTTACTAGAGGCTAGAGGAATGGTCTGGTGCTACGTAGAAGCGTATACATAGCGCTTTTGGCGCTGTATTCCATCTTCGTGGTGCCAGTCGTTCTCGTCGGCATTGGCATGTCTGGAGGTCGCATTCTATCGCCGACTGGCTTCATGTACGATATAGCTGAGCTTGATCCTGCAATATTTCTGAGATTCGTGGCTTGGACTGTTGTTATTTACTTAGTCGCTGGAGCGACCTATCCATTCCTGCTTGTGATAAAAAGAGTTCGGGCGCGTGGGCAGTAGTTGCCGCAGAATGGCATCCTCAATCATGACATCGGTGCGGATATCGTCGTCCTGGCCAAGAAGGTGCCGAAGCCGGTTCACAACTTCATTAGCGACTGGGTCATTGACTATGACTGTGGCTTCGTCAGCAGCGCCAACTGCAGCGCATCCGACTATGTTGCCGCTTGCCTTCTGGTTACAGGCGTTGGCGTTGCAGAAAAGACTGCGATCGAAGGTGCGTCAAAGGGTTTCGCAAAATATGGCGTTGGTCGCGCAGGTCAGATTCGTTTCTTCGAGAACCGCTTGATCATCAGGTTGGATGTGAACAAGCCCATCACCCACCTCAATGTCGAGGGGAATATGTTTGGATTTAGATTTAACTTCCACCTTCCAAAAAGGTGATTGATATGATTGATGGTCGCATTCGCGCAGCAGTCATCGGCATCGTAGAAATGAAGCGAAATCGCCAAACCGTTGATTGGGATAAAATCGAAGCCGATGCGCTTTCTACAATAGGATATATCCACGAGCATGGGGTGGAGGTGGATAATCGCATCTACCACTTTCTTGAAGATGCCGATGCTAGGCGGAAAAGTTCCTCATATGCCCAGTATCAGATCGATGAGGTGCTCTCGCTGATGAGCTAGCCGCCGATCGCCATCCCTGCGGCCTTGACCGGCGTGGGTGTGGCGATCGTCGCCACCTTCGGCTGCGTCATGGTCTGATCGATCGCCCCCACCTGCGTACCATCGCGGATGCCGAGCGCTTCGGTGAGGTTGGCGCGGTTGCCGGTATAGACGGCCGCGCCGTGTCGCGCGCGACTGATCGCGACATAGACGGAGCGGGCATCGACGGTGTTGGCGCAGAAGCTCTCCAAGTGCGCCAAGACCCGATCGCACGTAGCGCCTTGGCCAGAATGGATCATCCGCACCCATCCTGGCCGGAGATGCCGGTCGGCAAGATGGGCGAGGTCGAGCATCTCGCGCCGCCCGTCCTCGCGCTGGAGGACCATGCTCGCGCCATGGGAGTCGATCGCGACCACCTCGGCGGTCTGCCCGTTGAGCTGATCGGCGCGATAGTTGTTCCGGGTGAACTGGATGCGGTCGCCGGTCCTGAACTCCTGCGGCACTTCGATGAAGGCTTCGGCGACATCGGCGCCCCAGCGCGCGGGCTGCCAGTCGACAGGCTTGGGTCTGCACGCTGCCGGGGGCGCTTGTCGGGCCGCAGGCGAACGGTGCCGGTCGCGGGGTCGACGGCCTCAACGCGGTGCCGGACGCCGGCGCGGGGTCGGCCCTTCTCCGACTTGCTGAGGACGACGATGTCGCCGGGCCGGTAGGAGGTGGCGAGCCGGGCTTGCGGCCGGGTCGCGTGATTCGAGGACGCTCGCGACCATGGCATCCTCGCCCGGCGTGCCGTCGGTGACGAGCGCGGCGCGGATGGCGTCGGTGAGTTCCTGCCCGCCCTGGCGGGTGGGGTCGAGCACCGGCGTCTTCGCGCGGTCCTCGCGGAAGAGCGCGGCGAAGTCGCGGGCGAGGACGGCCTGGTGGGTCTGGGTGTCGGGCTGCTCGACGACGCGGCCGCCCCTTCGTCGAGCGCCTCGAACGCGGCTTGGGCTTCCCCTTCGAGCACGGCATCCACGGCCTTGCAAATCCTCGGTTTAGACTGGCGGACGATTCTCTTCAGCCTGAGCGCCGCCATGGCAGCGTGCTGTTCTCGATACAGGCGCTCCCGGTCTCCGTCATGCCGAGCAGGTCGGCCTCGGCGATCAAAGCGGACGAGCGCTTGCGCGAAGAGTGAGGTGGTTAGATACCGCCATCAACCCAGCAGGCCCAAAAGATTTCGAACGAAGGTGTCGAGCCAATGATAATGCGAGACAGTGTCCTGGTGGCAGCCAATTGGGTCGAGCACATGTTGACCGGCTCGCTCGCATTGGCCGTAGCCACAATTGCCGTGGCAATGCTCGGGCTGGCTGTGATGAGCGGACGCGTTACCACGCGCCGCGGGCTGGAGGTAGTGCTGGGCATCTTCCTGATTTTCGGGGCGCCCGTGATCAGTGCCGGGTTGCTGCGGGCGCGTCCGGTTGAAGTCGGTCCAGCAGCGCCAAGCCTGCCTCGGCCAGGAGCGGTAACGACTGCGCCGCCGCGCGCGTCCGTTTATGATCCTTATGCCGGCGCATCGGTGCCGTCGATGCAAATGCGATCCGGTGACCTCGCGCCAATGCAGTGATTTGCGCCAGGATGATGCATTCTGAGCGCATGAAGAATTGACGGGTGTCGCCAAAGCGAGGACACAGTGTTCCACTGGTTCGGCGGGGGTTGGGTGGTGTCGATCAAGCGTATCGTAAGCGTCATGTCCCTGCTTGTCTGGCCAAAGGTCGCGCTGGCGCAGGACAGTTTCTCCGATCCCGCCGGCTCCGGCCCCATCGTCGGTGCGATGCAGTGGTTGCAGCATACGTTGCTCGGCACGGTGGCGACGGTGGTGGCCATCATCGCGGTTGCGTCGGTCGGTTTCCTGATGCTCACGGGCCGGATGAGCTGGCGCTACGGCGCGACAGTCATTCTTGGTTGCTTCATCCTGTTCGGGGCGGCGAGCATCGTCGGTGGAATCCAGGCATCGGCTGGCGGCGGCCTTTGAGATGGACGGCCTTGACCGAGATTTGCTGTTCACCGGCCTGACGCGTCCGCAGATGCTGTTCGGCGTCACCTACGGCTTTGCCATCGCCAACGCGATCCTGACCACCGAGCTGTTCCTCGCTTTCAAGTCCGCGTGGGTGCTTGTCGCGGCGGTCGCGGTGCACGTTGTCGGTGTAGCGGCGTGCCTGCGCGACCCGCGCATCTTCGACCTGTGGCTGGTCAAGGTGCAGCGCTGTCCGCGCGTCAAGAATTACCGGCTGTGGCGCTGCAACTCGTACCGCCCGTAGGGCGTCCCGAGGATTGGCCGCGCGAGGCGGCGGCAGGATCGCATCTGCCGTATCGCGCGGCAATCGACCCCTACACGCTGATGCTGCGCGACGGACGGCTGATGCAGGTCGTGGCACTGGACGGTCTGTTGTTCGAGACTGCCGAGACGAGCGAGATCAACTATCGCAAGGGTCTGCGCGATGCGATGCTGCAGGCGATCGGATCGTCACGCTTCGCGCTTTACCATCATGTCGTGCGGCGGCGGGTGGATATCGCGAGCGCTGGTCGTTTTGCCGATCCGTTCAGCGCGCGCGTCCATGCCGCCTGGCAGCGGCGGCTGGCCAATAAGCAGCTTTTCGTCAACGAACTGTTCCTGTGCCTCATTCGCCGGCCTGCGCAGGGCAGGGGTGGCGTCGCCGACCGGCTGGCGAACCTGTTCGGCCGCATCTCGGTCGAGGGCCGTGCGACTGCGCTTGCCGAGGAGCGCCGGGCGCTTGAGGCCGCGACCGACGCAATGCTCGCCGCGCTTGGCGCTTATGACCCGCGGCGGCTCGGCGAGTATCCCCACGCCGGCGGGACGGCATCCGAAATCCTCGACTATCTCGCGATGCTCTACGGCGGAGCGCCGCGCTCGGTGCAGCGGCCCGAGGGCGACATCGGTCAGGCGCTGCCCGACCGGCGCATCAGCTTTGGCGCCGAGACGGTCGAACTAGGCAACAGCGGCGATGGCCGGCGCAGCTTCGTAGGGATGGTCGGGATCAAGGAATATCCGGGCGCTACAGGCCCCGGTATGCTCGACGAGTTGATGCGCTTGCCGATCGAGCTGACGGTCACACAGAGCTTCGGTTTCGTCGACCGGCAGGCGGCGCTCGGCAAGGTCAATCTGACGCTGCGCCGGATGCGCGCGGCGGATGACGAGGCGCTGTCTCTGCGCGGCGAACTCGCCGGCGCGCGCGACGATCTAGCCGCTGGCCGCGCAGCGTTCGGAGAGCATCATCTGACGGTCGCAGTGCGCGGTGATACGCCCGACGCGGTCGATGCGAACGTCGCCGAGGTGCAGGCGGCGCTGACCGACCTCGGCATCATCGCGGTGCGCGAGGATATGGCGCTGGAGCCGGCCTTCTGGGCGCAATTTCCTGGCAACTTCCGCTACATCCCGCGACGCGGCATGGTCGCCAGCCGCAATTTCGCCGGGCTCGCCAGCCTGCACAACTTTCCGGTCGGCAGTGCCGCGGGCAATCACTGGGGCGAGGCGGTTACCGTGTTGGAGACGACCGCGGCTGGCCCCTATCATTTCAACTTCCACCATGGCGACCTCGGCAACTTCACCGTCATCGGCCCGTCGGGTTCGGGCAAGACCGTGGTGCTCAACTTCCTCCTCGCCCAGGCGCGCCGCTTCGATCCGCGCATCGTCTTCTTCGACAAGGATCGCGGCGCCGAGCTGTTCCTGCGCGCGATCGGCGGGCGCTACGACGTGCTGCGGGCTGGCGAACCCGCCGGGCTCAATCCGCTGCTGCTTGACGACACGCCGGAGAACCGGCGCTTCCTAATCGAATGGCTCGGCCTGCTGGTCGCCGAACCCGGCCGGCCGCTCGACGTCGAGGATCTCGCCCGGATCAAGGAAGCGGTCGATGCCAATATGGAGGCGCCGCGCGCCTATCGCCGGCTCGGCCATTTCGCGCAGCTGCTGCGCGGCGGGCATCGTCCCCGTGCGGGCGACCTCGCCGCGCGGCTTGCGCCCTGGTGGGGCAGCGGCGAACATGCCTGGCTGTTCGACAATGCGGAGGACCTGACCGACCTGTCGCAGCGCGTCGTCGGCTTCGACATGACGCGCATCCTCGATACGCCGGTCGTGCGCACGCCGGCGATGCTGTATCTGTTCCACCGCGTCGAGGAGCGGCTTGATGGCAGCCCGACGATCATCGTCGTCGACGAGGGCTGGAAGGCGCTCGACGACGAGGCATTCACCGCCCGCATCCGCGATTGGGAAAAGACGATCCGCAAGCGCAACGGTATCGTCGGCTTCGCGACGCAGAGCGCCGAGGATGCGCTGTCGAGCCGGATCGCCTCGGCGATCGTCGAACAGGCCGCGACGCAGATCTTCATGGCCAATCCCAAGGCCCAGGCGCGCGACTATGTCGACGGCTTCGGGCTGACCAACCACGAATATGATCTCGTCCGCGGACTGCCCGACAATGCCCGGGCTTTTCTGATCAAACATGGCAACGAAAGCGTCGTCGCACGGCTCGACCTGTCGGGCGAGGCGGATCTTCTCACCATATTGTCGGGCCGTGAGCGCACGGTGCGGCTGCTCGACGCGATCCGCGCCGAGACGGGCGACGATCCGCAGGCCTGGCTGCCGCGGCTGCTCGAGGCGGCGCGGTGACGCTGGCCTGCGTTCCCGTGGATGCCGATGCCGGCGTGGTGCTGCACTTTGCCGCCAACGCCGAATGTGCGGCGCAGACGATCGGTGCAGACGGCTTCCAAGCGATGATCGGCGGTCCGGTCGCGGCGGGGTTGCTGTCCGCGCTGGTGACGATCTTCGTTGCGATCATCGGCTATCGGCTGGTGCTCGGCAATGCGCCGCGCTTCGACGAGGGCATCGGCCGCGTGCTGCGGCTTGGCATCGTGCTCGCGCTGGTGACCGGCTGGCCGGCATTTCAGACGCTTGTCTACGATACGACGACCCAGGCGCCTGAAGAGCTAGCCGCGACTATCTTACCCGCGGCAGGCCTGTCGCCGACGGGCCTGCCGGAGCGCGTGCAGGCGATCTACGACGCGATGCGGCTCGGTGCGAGCGGCGATCCGCGCGCGGCCGATCCGCAGCAGGTGGCGTCCACAGCAACGACGCCGAATCAGCCGGGCGGCGCACCCGGACCGGTCACGTCGCAACAACCTGCCAATGGCC
This portion of the Sphingomonas sp. FARSPH genome encodes:
- a CDS encoding TrbC/VirB2 family protein codes for the protein MAANWVEHMLTGSLALAVATIAVAMLGLAVMSGRVTTRRGLEVVLGIFLIFGAPVISAGLLRARPVEVGPAAPSLPRPGAVTTAPPRASVYDPYAGASVPSMQMRSGDLAPMQ
- a CDS encoding TrbC/VirB2 family protein, with translation MSLLVWPKVALAQDSFSDPAGSGPIVGAMQWLQHTLLGTVATVVAIIAVASVGFLMLTGRMSWRYGATVILGCFILFGAASIVGGIQASAGGGL
- a CDS encoding type IV secretion system protein VirB3; this encodes MDGLDRDLLFTGLTRPQMLFGVTYGFAIANAILTTELFLAFKSAWVLVAAVAVHVVGVAACLRDPRIFDLWLVKVQRCPRVKNYRLWRCNSYRP
- a CDS encoding VirB4 family type IV secretion/conjugal transfer ATPase gives rise to the protein MALQLVPPVGRPEDWPREAAAGSHLPYRAAIDPYTLMLRDGRLMQVVALDGLLFETAETSEINYRKGLRDAMLQAIGSSRFALYHHVVRRRVDIASAGRFADPFSARVHAAWQRRLANKQLFVNELFLCLIRRPAQGRGGVADRLANLFGRISVEGRATALAEERRALEAATDAMLAALGAYDPRRLGEYPHAGGTASEILDYLAMLYGGAPRSVQRPEGDIGQALPDRRISFGAETVELGNSGDGRRSFVGMVGIKEYPGATGPGMLDELMRLPIELTVTQSFGFVDRQAALGKVNLTLRRMRAADDEALSLRGELAGARDDLAAGRAAFGEHHLTVAVRGDTPDAVDANVAEVQAALTDLGIIAVREDMALEPAFWAQFPGNFRYIPRRGMVASRNFAGLASLHNFPVGSAAGNHWGEAVTVLETTAAGPYHFNFHHGDLGNFTVIGPSGSGKTVVLNFLLAQARRFDPRIVFFDKDRGAELFLRAIGGRYDVLRAGEPAGLNPLLLDDTPENRRFLIEWLGLLVAEPGRPLDVEDLARIKEAVDANMEAPRAYRRLGHFAQLLRGGHRPRAGDLAARLAPWWGSGEHAWLFDNAEDLTDLSQRVVGFDMTRILDTPVVRTPAMLYLFHRVEERLDGSPTIIVVDEGWKALDDEAFTARIRDWEKTIRKRNGIVGFATQSAEDALSSRIASAIVEQAATQIFMANPKAQARDYVDGFGLTNHEYDLVRGLPDNARAFLIKHGNESVVARLDLSGEADLLTILSGRERTVRLLDAIRAETGDDPQAWLPRLLEAAR